The following proteins are co-located in the Streptomyces sp. NBC_00435 genome:
- a CDS encoding SIS domain-containing protein has translation MLDEPLLDAPDDLARADRRGLLRGAADAGARVRTAARHATEAGLGDLRPDGRPRAVLIAGPGTAATGVADLLGALAGASAPVIRLHPTGVAHAAGALRWTLPGWAGPVDLLLIATTDGTEPGLAVLAEQAYRRGSTVVAVAPERSPLSEAVDGAHGLLVPMAKAPYQEYDESAAAGPGALWALLTPLLVLLDRVGLIAAAPHTLQLVADRLDRTAERCGPAIATYSNPAKTLASELADSLPLIWSEGVGAAPAGRRFAATLAELAGRPALAADLPEALPAHGVLLAGDFAAGADPEDFFRDRVEERQALRARIVLLRDRPAGGLTAAPAARELALSHDTAISELEPEEGTELEQLAELLAVTDFATAYLALASGGHS, from the coding sequence ATGCTCGACGAGCCGCTCCTCGACGCACCTGACGATCTTGCGCGCGCCGACCGCCGCGGCCTCCTCCGCGGCGCCGCGGACGCCGGAGCACGGGTGCGCACCGCGGCCCGGCACGCCACCGAGGCCGGTCTCGGAGACCTGCGCCCCGACGGCCGCCCCCGCGCCGTCCTCATCGCCGGGCCCGGCACCGCCGCCACCGGGGTCGCGGACCTGCTCGGAGCGCTCGCCGGGGCCTCCGCGCCCGTCATCCGCCTGCACCCGACCGGCGTCGCGCACGCCGCCGGGGCGCTGCGCTGGACCCTGCCCGGCTGGGCCGGACCCGTCGACCTGCTGCTCATCGCCACCACCGACGGAACCGAGCCCGGCCTCGCCGTCCTCGCCGAGCAGGCCTACCGGCGCGGCTCCACCGTCGTCGCCGTCGCCCCCGAGCGCTCGCCGCTGAGCGAGGCGGTGGACGGCGCGCACGGGCTCCTCGTACCGATGGCCAAAGCCCCGTACCAGGAGTACGACGAATCCGCCGCGGCCGGCCCCGGCGCCCTGTGGGCACTGCTGACCCCGCTGCTGGTGCTCCTCGACCGGGTCGGCCTGATCGCCGCCGCCCCGCACACGCTGCAGCTCGTCGCCGACCGGCTGGACCGCACCGCCGAACGCTGCGGGCCCGCCATCGCCACCTACTCCAACCCGGCCAAGACCCTCGCCTCCGAGCTCGCCGATTCCCTCCCGCTCATCTGGAGCGAGGGCGTCGGCGCCGCACCCGCCGGCCGGCGCTTCGCCGCCACCCTCGCCGAACTCGCCGGACGCCCGGCGCTCGCCGCCGACCTCCCCGAGGCCCTGCCGGCCCACGGAGTCCTGCTCGCCGGCGACTTCGCCGCCGGCGCCGACCCCGAAGACTTCTTCCGCGACCGAGTGGAAGAACGGCAGGCCCTTCGCGCACGCATCGTCCTGCTGCGCGACCGGCCCGCCGGCGGACTGACGGCCGCCCCTGCCGCACGAGAGCTCGCCCTCAGCCACGACACGGCCATCAGCGAGCTCGAACCGGAGGAGGGCACCGAGCTCGAACAGCTCGCCGAACTCCTAGCCGTCACGGATTTCGCCACCGCCTACCTGGCGCTGGCCTCCGGGGGACACAGCTGA
- a CDS encoding cysteine dioxygenase, translated as MVESDLQIAGDILSVQHLLQPAREHPATVAEFVGLARSIAADRSEWEHLVEYDATTRWYHRLRTGPGYEVWLLSWVPGQGSGLHDHGPSSGVLTVLDGELTEHTARGRLTLGAGSQRVFAPGYAHEVQNDSLDGAVSLHVYFPGLTEMPMHSCSPARPEALPV; from the coding sequence ATGGTCGAGAGCGACCTCCAGATCGCCGGCGACATCCTCTCCGTCCAGCACCTCCTGCAGCCCGCCCGCGAGCACCCGGCCACCGTCGCCGAGTTCGTCGGCCTCGCCCGCTCCATCGCCGCGGACCGCTCCGAGTGGGAGCACCTGGTCGAGTACGACGCCACCACCCGCTGGTACCACCGGCTGCGCACCGGTCCCGGCTACGAGGTCTGGCTGCTCAGCTGGGTCCCCGGCCAGGGCAGCGGCCTGCACGACCACGGCCCCTCCTCCGGCGTGCTGACCGTCCTGGACGGCGAGCTCACCGAACACACCGCCCGCGGCCGGCTCACCCTCGGCGCCGGCTCCCAGCGGGTCTTCGCCCCCGGTTACGCCCACGAGGTCCAGAACGACAGCCTCGACGGAGCCGTCAGCCTGCACGTGTACTTCCCGGGCCTGACCGAGATGCCCATGCACAGCTGCTCCCCGGCCCGGCCCGAGGCCCTCCCGGTCTGA
- a CDS encoding DUF3499 domain-containing protein translates to MSLVRRCSRTACGRPAVATLTYVYADSTAVLGPLATYAEPHCYDLCAEHSERLTAPRGWDVVRLTGASSPSRPTGDDLEALANAVREAARPPERAAGAGGGAGQGGPATGETRRGHLRVLRSPET, encoded by the coding sequence GTGAGCCTTGTACGTCGCTGTTCGCGCACCGCGTGCGGCCGCCCTGCCGTCGCGACACTGACGTACGTCTACGCCGATTCGACCGCAGTTCTCGGCCCGCTCGCCACCTACGCCGAACCCCACTGCTACGACCTGTGCGCCGAGCACTCGGAGCGCCTGACCGCCCCGCGCGGCTGGGACGTCGTACGCCTCACCGGCGCGTCCTCGCCCTCCCGTCCCACCGGCGACGACCTCGAAGCCCTCGCCAACGCCGTACGCGAAGCGGCCCGCCCTCCGGAGCGCGCGGCCGGGGCCGGCGGCGGAGCGGGCCAGGGCGGTCCGGCCACCGGTGAGACCCGTCGCGGACACCTGCGCGTCCTGCGTTCGCCAGAAACCTGA
- the cofD gene encoding 2-phospho-L-lactate transferase, whose protein sequence is MRIVVLAGGIGGARFLRGLQIAVPDADITVIGNTGDDIHLFGLKVCPDLDTVMYTLGGGINEDQGWGRTDESFTVKEELAAYGVGPTWFGLGDRDFATHIVRTQMLGAGYPLSAVTEALCDRWQPGVRLLPMSDDRVETHVAITEAGTGERRVIHFQEYWVRLRAEVDAEAVVPVGAERAKPAPGVLEAIATADVIIFPPSNPVVSVGTILAVPGIREAVAAAGAPVVGLSPIVGGAPVRGMADKVLAAVGVEATAAAVALHYGTELLDGWLVDTADADAVAEVEAAGITCRAVPLMMTDPAATAEMARAALALAEASR, encoded by the coding sequence ATGCGCATTGTTGTTCTGGCCGGCGGCATCGGCGGCGCCCGTTTCCTCCGCGGTCTTCAGATCGCGGTTCCCGACGCGGACATCACGGTCATCGGCAACACCGGTGACGACATTCACCTGTTCGGGCTCAAGGTGTGCCCCGATCTGGACACGGTGATGTACACCCTCGGCGGTGGCATCAACGAGGACCAGGGCTGGGGCCGCACCGACGAGTCCTTCACCGTCAAGGAGGAACTCGCGGCGTACGGGGTCGGACCGACCTGGTTCGGCCTCGGCGACCGCGACTTCGCCACCCACATCGTCCGTACGCAGATGCTCGGCGCGGGCTACCCGCTCAGCGCCGTCACCGAGGCCCTCTGTGACCGCTGGCAGCCCGGCGTCCGGCTGCTCCCCATGTCCGACGACCGGGTCGAGACCCACGTCGCGATCACCGAGGCAGGCACCGGCGAGCGCCGGGTCATCCACTTCCAGGAGTACTGGGTGCGGCTGCGCGCCGAAGTGGACGCGGAGGCCGTCGTCCCCGTCGGGGCCGAGCGGGCCAAGCCCGCACCCGGCGTGCTGGAGGCCATCGCCACCGCCGACGTGATCATCTTCCCGCCGTCGAACCCCGTGGTCTCGGTCGGCACCATCCTCGCCGTACCCGGCATCCGTGAGGCCGTGGCCGCCGCCGGGGCGCCCGTCGTCGGCCTCTCCCCCATCGTCGGGGGCGCGCCCGTGCGCGGGATGGCCGACAAGGTGCTGGCGGCCGTCGGCGTCGAGGCGACGGCCGCCGCCGTCGCCCTGCACTACGGCACCGAACTGCTCGACGGCTGGCTCGTCGACACCGCCGACGCGGACGCCGTCGCCGAGGTGGAGGCCGCCGGCATCACCTGCCGGGCGGTACCGCTGATGATGACCGACCCCGCCGCCACCGCCGAGATGGCGCGAGCCGCGCTCGCGCTCGCGGAGGCCTCCCGGTGA
- a CDS encoding phosphomannomutase/phosphoglucomutase has product MATDLSNIVKAYDVRGVVPDEWDEPLAELFGAAFVEVTGATAIVIGHDMRPSSPALSAAFARGAAARGVDVTLIGLCSTDQLYYASGKLNLPGAMFTASHNPAQYNGIKLCRAGAAPVGQDTGLSTVRELAEKWSDEGAPAIPAGTVPGTVTEQDTLTGYADHLKGLVDLTAIRPLKVVVDAGNGMGGHTVPTVFEGLPLDVVPMYFELDGTFPNHEANPLDPKNIVDLQARVKSEGADLGIAFDGDADRCFIVDERGEGVSPSAITALVAARELARNGGTGTVIHNLITSWSVPEVVRENGGTPVRTRVGHSFIKEEMAKSGAIFGGEHSAHYYFKDFWNADTGMLAALHVLAALGGQDGPLSGLVSSYDRYAGSGEINSTVADQAARLAAVKETYGGQEDITLDELDGLTVTSTDWWFNVRASNTEPLLRLNVEARDAATLAKVRDEVLALIRA; this is encoded by the coding sequence GTGGCCACCGATCTTTCGAACATCGTCAAGGCTTATGACGTACGAGGCGTCGTGCCGGACGAGTGGGACGAACCCCTGGCCGAACTGTTCGGTGCCGCCTTCGTCGAGGTGACCGGGGCGACGGCGATCGTCATCGGCCACGACATGCGGCCTTCCTCCCCGGCCCTGTCCGCCGCCTTCGCCCGCGGCGCGGCCGCTCGCGGCGTCGACGTCACCCTGATCGGGCTGTGCTCCACCGACCAGCTGTACTACGCCTCCGGCAAGCTGAACCTGCCCGGGGCGATGTTCACGGCCTCGCACAACCCGGCCCAGTACAACGGCATCAAGCTCTGCCGCGCGGGCGCCGCCCCGGTCGGCCAGGACACCGGCCTCTCCACCGTCCGCGAGCTCGCGGAGAAGTGGAGCGACGAGGGCGCCCCCGCGATCCCCGCCGGCACCGTCCCGGGCACCGTCACCGAGCAGGACACCCTCACCGGCTACGCCGACCACCTCAAGGGCCTGGTGGACCTCACCGCCATCCGCCCCCTGAAGGTCGTCGTCGACGCCGGCAACGGCATGGGCGGTCACACCGTCCCCACCGTCTTCGAGGGCCTCCCGCTGGACGTGGTCCCCATGTACTTCGAACTGGACGGGACGTTCCCCAACCACGAGGCCAACCCCCTCGACCCGAAGAACATCGTCGACCTCCAGGCCCGCGTGAAGTCCGAGGGCGCCGACCTCGGCATCGCCTTCGACGGCGACGCCGACCGCTGCTTCATCGTCGACGAGCGCGGCGAGGGCGTCTCGCCGTCCGCCATCACCGCCCTGGTCGCGGCCCGCGAGCTGGCCCGCAACGGCGGCACCGGCACCGTGATCCACAACCTGATCACCTCCTGGTCGGTACCCGAGGTCGTCCGCGAGAACGGCGGCACCCCGGTCCGCACCCGCGTCGGCCACTCCTTCATCAAGGAGGAGATGGCCAAGTCCGGCGCCATCTTCGGCGGCGAGCACTCGGCGCACTACTACTTCAAGGACTTCTGGAACGCGGACACCGGCATGCTCGCCGCGCTCCACGTCCTCGCGGCCCTCGGCGGCCAGGACGGCCCCCTCTCCGGCCTGGTCTCCTCCTACGACCGCTACGCGGGCTCGGGCGAGATCAACTCGACCGTCGCCGACCAGGCGGCCCGCCTGGCCGCCGTCAAGGAGACGTACGGCGGCCAGGAGGACATCACCCTGGACGAGCTCGACGGCCTCACCGTGACCAGCACCGACTGGTGGTTCAACGTGCGCGCCTCCAACACCGAGCCGCTGCTGCGCCTGAACGTCGAGGCCCGCGACGCCGCCACCCTCGCCAAGGTCCGCGACGAGGTCCTGGCCCTCATCCGCGCCTGA
- a CDS encoding DUF6243 family protein, producing MTVSKNINNPVGQGGGQRKRQSRAERQNNGPHRNLDRQGAADQKAELVRKMREKADTAEAAGQAGDDTAQS from the coding sequence ATGACCGTGAGCAAGAACATCAACAACCCCGTGGGCCAGGGCGGCGGCCAGCGCAAGAGGCAGTCCCGCGCCGAACGGCAGAACAACGGTCCGCACCGCAACCTCGACCGCCAGGGCGCTGCCGACCAGAAGGCGGAGCTGGTGCGCAAGATGCGCGAGAAGGCGGACACGGCCGAGGCCGCCGGGCAGGCGGGCGACGACACCGCACAGAGCTGA
- a CDS encoding Trm112 family protein: MPLEAGLLEILACPACHSPLEDKSADAQSPELICTGGQDCGLAYPVRDGIPVLLVDEARRPA, encoded by the coding sequence ATGCCGCTCGAAGCCGGCCTCCTGGAGATCCTCGCCTGCCCCGCCTGCCACTCGCCCCTCGAGGACAAGTCGGCCGACGCCCAGAGCCCCGAGCTGATCTGCACCGGAGGCCAGGACTGCGGTCTCGCCTACCCGGTCCGCGACGGCATCCCGGTACTCCTCGTCGACGAGGCGCGCCGTCCCGCCTGA
- a CDS encoding DUF5719 family protein has product MKQRVPLTLAAVTAALAAVTGLAALTAPTAGGTPAAAQGKAAARMPVERSLLVCPAPSTSDIAETVYTAITPGAAAAGAKGTARLLGATKDAKQVLELKEPGKPVGAKASGAEAPALTGIADGFLAPGWSAQQTTVVSVGRNRGLLGVGCTAAGTDFWFPGVSTAKGREDYIHLTNPDDTAAVVDIKLFGPDGAVKTEAGTSENIRIDPKSSKAISLTSLAPGAQLADVTAHVTTRAGRVGATTQAGEEGIGSDWLPASVDPAGTLVMPGIPADATSVRLVVFAPGEDDVDLKLRLAGPSGSISPAESEQVHVKAGMTASVDLKDVTRGEAGSLILSPADGKPAVPVVAALRVARGSGPKQDIAFIQAAAPVGTRATVADNRTDENATVLSLTAASGADAKVRVTASPGTEGGEAASQEVTLKAGTTQTLKIAPTGGKGSYAVTVETLSGGPVHAARTLTIPRDGIPMFTVQTLTDDHSTVAVPKATQDLTVLTAR; this is encoded by the coding sequence GTGAAGCAGCGCGTACCCCTCACGCTCGCCGCGGTGACGGCCGCCCTGGCCGCCGTCACGGGCCTGGCCGCCCTCACCGCGCCCACCGCCGGCGGGACCCCCGCCGCCGCGCAGGGCAAGGCGGCGGCCCGGATGCCGGTCGAGAGGTCCCTGCTGGTGTGCCCCGCGCCCAGCACTTCCGACATCGCCGAGACCGTGTACACGGCGATCACCCCCGGGGCGGCAGCCGCCGGCGCCAAGGGCACGGCCCGGCTGCTGGGCGCGACCAAGGACGCCAAGCAGGTACTGGAGCTCAAGGAGCCGGGCAAACCCGTCGGCGCCAAGGCCTCCGGAGCCGAGGCCCCCGCGCTCACCGGCATCGCCGACGGATTCCTCGCCCCCGGCTGGAGCGCGCAGCAGACCACCGTGGTCTCGGTCGGCCGCAACCGCGGCCTGCTCGGCGTGGGCTGCACCGCGGCCGGCACCGACTTCTGGTTCCCCGGCGTGAGCACCGCCAAGGGCCGCGAGGACTACATCCACCTCACCAACCCCGACGACACCGCGGCCGTGGTGGACATCAAGCTGTTCGGCCCCGACGGCGCGGTCAAGACCGAAGCGGGCACCAGCGAGAACATCCGCATCGACCCGAAGTCCAGCAAGGCCATCTCGCTGACCTCCCTGGCCCCCGGCGCGCAGCTCGCGGACGTCACCGCGCACGTGACCACCCGTGCGGGCCGGGTCGGGGCCACCACCCAGGCGGGCGAGGAGGGCATCGGCTCCGACTGGCTGCCCGCCTCCGTCGACCCGGCGGGGACCCTGGTCATGCCCGGCATCCCGGCGGACGCCACCTCCGTACGGCTGGTGGTCTTCGCGCCCGGCGAGGACGACGTGGACCTCAAGCTCCGGCTGGCCGGGCCGTCGGGCTCGATCAGCCCCGCGGAAAGCGAGCAGGTCCACGTCAAGGCCGGCATGACCGCGAGCGTCGACCTCAAGGACGTCACCCGGGGCGAGGCGGGCTCCCTGATCCTGTCCCCGGCCGACGGCAAGCCGGCCGTCCCGGTGGTCGCGGCGCTCCGGGTGGCCCGCGGCAGCGGACCCAAGCAGGACATCGCCTTCATCCAGGCGGCCGCCCCGGTGGGCACGCGGGCGACCGTCGCCGACAACCGCACCGACGAGAACGCGACGGTGCTGTCGCTGACGGCCGCGTCCGGGGCCGACGCGAAGGTCAGGGTGACGGCCTCGCCGGGCACGGAGGGCGGTGAGGCGGCCTCCCAGGAGGTCACGCTCAAGGCGGGCACGACCCAGACCCTGAAGATCGCCCCGACGGGCGGCAAGGGCTCCTACGCCGTGACGGTCGAGACCCTCTCCGGCGGCCCGGTCCACGCGGCCCGCACCCTGACGATCCCGCGCGACGGAATCCCGATGTTCACGGTCCAGACCCTGACGGACGACCACTCCACGGTCGCGGTCCCCAAGGCCACCCAGGACCTCACGGTGCTCACCGCCCGCTGA
- a CDS encoding metallopeptidase family protein, whose protein sequence is MTDSTLPPPPPSAPLPGGSSTGEARVRRRDRHGRGMRGPVAPPQVPLSASRGELFGDLVRDSVERLERRWPQLAEVEFMVGDVPGPPGGADAGWNDEAVPLGALVEAGGGRPARIVVFRRPVEIRAKSRDERAMLVHEIVVEQVAELLGLSPETVDPRYGEA, encoded by the coding sequence GTGACGGACAGCACTCTGCCTCCCCCTCCCCCTTCGGCACCCCTTCCCGGCGGCTCCTCCACCGGTGAAGCGCGGGTACGGCGGCGCGACCGGCACGGGCGGGGGATGCGCGGGCCGGTGGCTCCGCCGCAGGTGCCGCTGTCGGCGAGCCGGGGGGAGCTCTTCGGCGATCTCGTACGGGACTCCGTGGAGCGCCTGGAACGGCGCTGGCCGCAGCTGGCGGAAGTGGAGTTCATGGTCGGCGACGTCCCCGGCCCGCCGGGAGGCGCGGACGCGGGCTGGAACGACGAGGCGGTCCCGCTGGGTGCGCTGGTGGAGGCCGGGGGCGGGCGGCCGGCGCGGATCGTGGTGTTCCGGCGGCCGGTGGAGATCCGGGCCAAGTCGCGGGACGAGCGGGCGATGCTCGTGCACGAGATCGTGGTGGAGCAGGTCGCCGAGTTGCTGGGGCTGTCGCCCGAGACGGTGGATCCGAGGTACGGGGAGGCCTAG
- a CDS encoding glycosyltransferase family 2 protein, protein MSLHSQSSASYQAAAAPEFPRHVVTAVIVAHDGSRWLPRTLAGLLGQERPAQNHVAADTGSADDSARLLGEALGEDRVLHLARRTGFGAAVDEAARTAGTLTPEDLPYLKRPSGWDPVSRTWRDDTYDLPDLPHGEPVQWLWLLHDDCAPEPDTLAELLRVAEDNPDAAVIGPKLRGWYDKKQLLEVGVTIARSGRRWTGLDRREQDQGQHDQVQPVLSVSSAGMLIRRDVYDALGGFDRRLPLMRDDVDLCWRVQSAGHAVLIAPDAVLRHAEASARERRTVDCAGRSAASPHRVDKAGAVYTMLANSSARALPYVLLRVLVGTLLRTLAYLVGKAPGQAVDEVTGLLATLLRPGRILGARRRRGRPAVPAKELRPLFPPPGATLRANAEQLAGYFGADGDSEAAAAGRHGGAVESGPGGDDADYLEIEQFARLKRIARKPAPVLFALLLLVSVIACRSLLGGGSLMGGALLPAPGGGLDLWRVHADDWQPVGTGSTAGAPPYLAVLGALSVLLFGSTNAALTLLLVCSVPLAGLTAYFASRPLVESRLLRAWASVAYAFLPAVTGALAGGRLGTAVLAILLPLIARSAVAAFGFGSQDTAGTGTGTVEGSWRSAWTYTLLLTLAAAFTPVVWPLAAVLGAAALVLRRAHWKTYAPRLLATLGVPLLVLAPWSLTLFTHPARFLREAGLSYGAGSATALDLLGISPGGPRTAGGLILIGIVLAALGALLRTDRQFAVRIAWSTALAALVLAVLVNRTAWAGPATLVYGLALLAAAAVGADGAKERVAARSFGWRQPLAALIALAAAVGPLIGAAGWMLSGAAGPLERRDPVQVPAFVAEESGTRDQARTLVLGATTPAAVSYSLVRGSGGRLGDAELGAQAGSDTRLDKVVSSLVAGSGADQTDQLGGFAIRYVLVRDGAPPQIGRVLDATPGLSRLSKLEGSALWRVDRQVSRAVIVPGKPGEAPIPVASGPVEAHTKIPEGEAGRVLRIADKADPGWRATLDGKPLKAKTLDGWAQAFELPADGGRLDLVHEDALTRTAWHWAQGLLALVLLVMALPGRRARLDDDLPEEDAPAAEEAGEGRRARRLREQSETETEAPAEAAVVADPYAQIPAQPAYGAGDAYAYQQAYGDQGGYAYGQQQGQPQPQQPQSYEQYPYEQEPEQPQQYGGRESYGQYPYEQPYPPYQQQEQHGQQHGQHGQPYEPYDAYGPHDGQQDGQQDGQHAPRPDGSPQQ, encoded by the coding sequence ATGTCCCTGCACAGCCAGTCGAGCGCCTCCTACCAGGCTGCCGCCGCCCCAGAGTTCCCCCGGCACGTTGTCACCGCGGTGATCGTCGCCCACGACGGCTCCCGCTGGCTGCCCCGGACCCTCGCCGGTCTCCTCGGTCAGGAACGCCCCGCCCAGAACCACGTCGCCGCCGACACCGGCAGTGCCGACGACTCCGCGCGACTGCTCGGCGAGGCCCTGGGGGAGGACCGCGTCCTGCACCTCGCCCGCCGCACCGGCTTCGGCGCCGCCGTCGACGAGGCCGCCCGCACCGCCGGCACCCTGACCCCCGAGGACCTCCCGTACCTCAAGCGCCCCTCCGGCTGGGACCCCGTCAGCCGGACCTGGCGCGACGACACCTACGACCTCCCGGACCTGCCCCACGGCGAACCCGTCCAGTGGCTCTGGCTGCTCCACGACGACTGCGCGCCCGAGCCCGACACCCTCGCCGAACTGCTGCGCGTCGCCGAGGACAACCCCGACGCCGCCGTCATCGGTCCCAAACTGCGCGGCTGGTACGACAAGAAGCAGCTCCTCGAAGTCGGCGTCACCATCGCCCGCAGCGGCCGCCGCTGGACCGGCCTCGACCGCCGGGAACAGGACCAGGGCCAGCACGACCAGGTCCAGCCCGTCCTGTCCGTCTCCAGCGCGGGCATGCTGATCCGCCGCGACGTCTACGACGCCCTCGGCGGCTTCGACCGCCGACTGCCCCTCATGCGCGACGACGTCGACCTGTGCTGGCGGGTCCAGAGCGCCGGCCACGCCGTCCTCATCGCCCCCGACGCCGTCCTGCGGCACGCCGAGGCCTCCGCCCGCGAACGCCGCACCGTCGACTGCGCCGGCCGCTCCGCCGCCAGCCCGCACCGCGTCGACAAGGCCGGCGCCGTCTACACGATGCTGGCCAACAGCTCCGCCCGCGCCCTGCCGTACGTCCTGCTGCGCGTCCTGGTCGGCACCCTCCTGCGCACCCTCGCCTACCTCGTCGGCAAGGCCCCCGGACAGGCCGTCGACGAGGTCACCGGCCTCCTCGCCACCCTGCTCCGCCCCGGCCGCATCCTCGGAGCCCGCCGCAGACGCGGCCGCCCCGCCGTCCCGGCCAAGGAACTGCGCCCCCTCTTCCCGCCGCCCGGCGCCACCCTGCGCGCCAATGCCGAACAGCTCGCCGGCTACTTCGGCGCCGACGGCGACAGCGAAGCCGCCGCCGCCGGCCGGCACGGCGGAGCCGTCGAATCCGGGCCCGGCGGAGACGACGCCGACTACCTGGAGATCGAACAGTTCGCGCGCCTCAAGCGGATCGCCCGCAAGCCCGCGCCCGTCCTCTTCGCGCTCCTCCTGCTGGTCTCCGTCATCGCCTGCCGCTCCCTGCTCGGCGGCGGCTCCCTCATGGGAGGAGCCCTGCTCCCCGCCCCCGGCGGCGGACTCGACCTCTGGCGCGTCCACGCCGACGACTGGCAGCCCGTCGGCACCGGCTCCACCGCCGGCGCCCCGCCCTACCTCGCCGTCCTCGGCGCCCTGTCCGTCCTGCTCTTCGGCTCCACCAACGCCGCGCTGACCCTGCTGCTCGTCTGCTCGGTCCCGCTCGCCGGACTCACCGCCTACTTCGCCTCCCGGCCGCTGGTGGAATCCCGGCTGCTGCGCGCCTGGGCCTCCGTCGCCTACGCCTTCCTCCCCGCCGTCACCGGAGCCCTCGCCGGCGGCCGCCTCGGCACCGCCGTCCTCGCGATCCTGCTCCCCCTGATCGCCCGCTCCGCCGTCGCCGCCTTCGGTTTCGGCAGCCAGGACACCGCGGGCACCGGCACCGGCACCGTGGAGGGCAGCTGGCGCTCGGCCTGGACCTACACCCTGCTGCTGACCCTGGCCGCCGCGTTCACCCCCGTCGTCTGGCCGCTCGCCGCCGTCCTCGGAGCCGCCGCGCTGGTCCTGCGCCGCGCGCACTGGAAGACGTACGCCCCGCGCCTCCTCGCGACCCTCGGCGTCCCGCTCCTGGTCCTCGCCCCCTGGTCGCTGACCCTGTTCACCCACCCCGCCCGCTTCCTGCGCGAGGCCGGACTGTCCTACGGAGCCGGCTCGGCCACCGCCCTGGACCTGCTCGGCATCAGCCCTGGCGGACCCCGGACCGCCGGCGGGCTGATCCTCATCGGCATCGTCCTCGCCGCCCTGGGCGCGCTGCTGCGCACCGACCGGCAGTTCGCCGTACGCATCGCCTGGTCCACCGCGCTGGCCGCGCTGGTCCTCGCCGTCCTCGTCAACCGCACCGCCTGGGCCGGCCCCGCCACCCTGGTCTACGGACTGGCCCTGCTGGCCGCCGCCGCCGTCGGCGCCGACGGGGCCAAGGAGCGCGTGGCCGCCCGCAGCTTCGGCTGGCGCCAGCCCCTCGCCGCCCTGATCGCACTCGCCGCCGCCGTCGGCCCGCTGATCGGTGCGGCCGGCTGGATGCTCAGCGGCGCCGCCGGACCGCTGGAGCGCCGCGACCCCGTGCAGGTCCCCGCCTTCGTCGCCGAGGAGAGCGGTACCCGCGACCAGGCCCGCACCCTCGTCCTCGGGGCGACCACCCCGGCCGCCGTCTCCTACAGCCTGGTCCGCGGCTCCGGCGGCCGCCTGGGCGACGCCGAGCTCGGTGCCCAGGCCGGCAGCGACACCCGCCTCGACAAGGTCGTCTCCAGCCTCGTCGCCGGCTCCGGCGCCGACCAGACCGACCAGCTCGGCGGCTTCGCCATCCGCTACGTCCTGGTCCGCGACGGAGCCCCGCCGCAGATCGGCCGCGTCCTCGACGCCACCCCGGGCCTCAGCCGCCTCAGCAAGCTCGAGGGCAGCGCCCTGTGGCGGGTGGACCGGCAGGTCTCCCGCGCGGTCATCGTCCCCGGCAAGCCCGGCGAGGCGCCGATCCCCGTCGCCTCCGGCCCCGTCGAGGCCCACACCAAGATCCCGGAGGGTGAGGCCGGACGCGTCCTGCGCATCGCGGACAAGGCCGACCCCGGCTGGCGGGCCACCCTCGACGGCAAGCCGCTCAAGGCGAAGACGCTCGACGGCTGGGCGCAGGCCTTCGAGCTCCCCGCCGACGGCGGCAGGCTCGACCTCGTCCACGAGGACGCCCTCACCCGGACCGCCTGGCACTGGGCCCAGGGCCTGCTCGCCCTGGTGCTCCTCGTGATGGCCCTGCCGGGCCGCCGCGCCCGCCTCGACGACGACCTGCCCGAGGAGGACGCCCCCGCGGCCGAGGAGGCCGGCGAGGGCCGCCGCGCCCGCCGGCTGCGCGAGCAGTCCGAGACGGAGACCGAAGCCCCCGCGGAGGCGGCCGTCGTGGCCGACCCGTACGCGCAGATCCCGGCGCAGCCGGCGTACGGCGCGGGGGACGCGTACGCCTACCAGCAGGCGTACGGCGACCAGGGCGGCTACGCCTACGGCCAGCAGCAGGGCCAGCCGCAGCCGCAGCAGCCGCAGTCGTACGAGCAGTACCCGTACGAGCAGGAGCCGGAGCAGCCGCAGCAGTACGGCGGGCGGGAGTCCTACGGGCAGTACCCGTACGAGCAGCCGTACCCGCCCTACCAGCAGCAGGAACAGCACGGGCAGCAACACGGGCAGCACGGCCAGCCGTACGAGCCCTACGATGCCTACGGACCGCACGACGGACAGCAGGACGGGCAGCAGGACGGGCAGCACGCCCCGCGTCCGGACGGGAGCCCCCAGCAGTGA
- a CDS encoding WhiB family transcriptional regulator: MTELVQELLVEEADEELGWQERALCAQTDPESFFPEKGGSTREAKKVCLACEVRSECLEYALANDERFGIWGGLSERERRRLKKAAV, from the coding sequence ATGACCGAGCTGGTTCAGGAACTGCTGGTCGAGGAGGCGGACGAAGAGCTCGGATGGCAGGAGCGAGCTCTCTGCGCCCAGACCGACCCCGAGTCCTTCTTTCCCGAGAAGGGCGGCTCGACCCGCGAGGCCAAGAAGGTCTGCCTCGCCTGCGAAGTCCGCTCCGAATGCCTTGAGTACGCACTCGCCAACGACGAGCGGTTCGGCATCTGGGGCGGCCTGTCCGAGCGCGAGCGACGACGTCTGAAGAAGGCCGCCGTCTGA